Genomic DNA from Lactuca sativa cultivar Salinas chromosome 8, Lsat_Salinas_v11, whole genome shotgun sequence:
gtgtgtgtgtatgtctaaaataccctttcAGTTAAAGTATGAACAACAAGAGAATTGTGTTTAtattgtatttgtatgtatatatgtttacAAAGAAGGAACTCAATGCAATCTCCCTATTAATTCATATATACACAAACAATGTTACAAGATTAATGAATGGATTGATACACTCTCTCTTCCCCACAAAAAAATTGAAGCTTGACACTTACCCTAATGTTAGCATCTGTATCGTTAGCCAGTTTTCTCCCCTACTACCGGTGtatctttgactttgactttgacttcctaTGAAGCTAGTCAAGGCTGGTGTACTCTAGCAGCATGTGGGGTGATCTGTATATTTTCACTAATGTCCAATACAGCACCTCCTCCACTCCAAGCTCCCCCTCTGCCCTTGCAGCATAAATATCCTCACAAATCGCAATCAATCTGCATCCAACAAAAAGGTTCATTTACCATTACACCAATAAATGTACCATAATATTAATATACCTGTCACAAGAAGGAAGATTCTCATATGGGATTCTCATTCTCAGATCAGAGCACTGAAGCCTTATGAATCTACCAACTGCTAGCACAAATGTAATATACAGACCCCATATACTGAATTTACTCAGTGTCTCTCCAAGAAATCCCTCtgaaatttaaaacaaaaaaaaaatcaaaatatcagTGTCATTAATTCATCACACAAAACTAACAAATCCGCAAAACGACACTTACGTGGCGTTTCTTCTGAAACAACAATCGCCATGGGACCCATCAAATCCCCACACACACTTGAATTCAACAGACTTATATCAAAAAAAGACCACCATTCAGACTCCCCACGGTTCAAAACAAGCATCCCATCCACACCATTAGCCTGCACAACATCAACATTCACAAAGCTCTAAGCAAATACATTTACAGTTACACCCTTCCACTGTAGTTGAACGTGTCattatttaaaagaaaaggaAGGGTAGTTTTGTCATTATATACCTCCTGGTCAAAGGGTCTGACGTCCCCAGAACCCGTAACACGAAAATACCTCGGATACGTGTTGTTTACCCTAAAACTGTTGCTAAAACCATCAAGAACCCGTTTAACTTGTGATGGGTCAGGAAGATCCGATTGATCTAAAGTTTGCCCAAACATGACAACTTCTTTATTTTTAGGCCTTTCTCGATTCAATATCCAATTAAACTTCATATCCATGCCCTTAGCAAGCGATTGACTGAATCTTGTCTGAACAACTTCTGGAACAAGCCATAGATCTGTCGCATCTCCTTGACAGCAAATCACTTGAATATCATTCTCATTATATGATTCTAAGTAACCATGAGGGTCAAGATTTTCAGAAGAACTGACATTCGTCCATGGAGTGATTGCACATAGAGTCGTTTGGTATAACATTATCCTTCCGCCCTCTGTTTTTATGTCGAATTGAATGCTCGCATCGTTGATAGGGTTCGCAATGTTTGTCGGGTTCCCGCTGCTATACATCTGTCAAGTAAATAAACTTCAAATTAATCTCAAAATCTTTGAAATAAAATGGGAAAAAAAAATTTGATGGATTTCTTACAAGCATAGGAGCCCAGATGACGCATATTAATATGAAGAATAAGCATATCCCGTTGCAGAACTTCGTCACTTTTGTTTGCTTGTCTCCTTGTTTATGACCCGCCCTGTTTAAATCAGTGTCACATTTCACGAGGTACAAGCTTGCATTTATGTCCTCCAACTACACAGGACAGGTAACAAAAGACTATTAGACCAAAAAGGGCGGGAAAATGACGATGAAAAAGGGCGGGAGACAGAGAACAGGATACTATACTAACCTTGAGCCAGTCATACATGGTCAACGTTGTGGTGGTGCATGACCAATCAAGCACACATCTTAACTCGTATAGGAATGGTAGGGCCCGATAGAGTCTGTACCCTAAATAGTTAACCCTGGTTACACTGCTGGTCAAGAACTGTCTGTACAATGTGCTTTTATGTGGGACCCCTGATCGAATTTGCATGGCTTGAAAGGCGAGAGAAATCGCTTTCGTTACAAATATCGCACGAAGGGCAAACCCTGCTGCATTTTGCTGTGATGGCTTTGTGTTCCAGGCGTAGTTTGTGACACAGATGGTGAAAAGAAGGAGGTTACAAATGTAAAATATCACTTTTCCGGTGGCGAATGAACAGAGGTAGATGATTCGATCAAGCACGATCAAGAAGAAGACTGCCATTAAAATGAAAACAAACTCTTTCGGGAACTGGTCTTCGAGTTGATAAACATCGAGTAATTCGCTTTTGTTTTTGATAACGGATTGGTAGAAGATTGCAATCAAGAAGAAAACGACTAAATCTGCACCGAATGTATACGCGTAAAGATCGATTTCTCTTTTTCCTCCACCGATTACTGAAATTATTGGGTATGGAAACCCGACCAGTTTGAAAATATCTTTACTCTGTGCTTCGATTATCTCCTTGGCTACATCTGCTGCGGGAGTCAACGACTTGTACCTTTCGGTCAACGTGCATTCGTCACGTGGTGATGCGTATACGACCTCGAAAACAGCCATGGCAATGTTGGAGTCTTCTGTACTCCTTTCGATGCTTTGAACTTGAAGAACACTGGGACACGGGCAAGTTTCCGGGTTGGGTTCTTTACATCTTGCATCATGAACAATTCTAAGAGCTTGGTTTAGACCCGATTCGATTCTCGCGGGTTGAATCCCGTCTTCCGGACGCAAACAAACATCCATTGATAACTGGATAAAGTAAGGTGGCGATTCCGCTTCTTGTGTTAAAGATTTCCAGTATCGAGTACAGTTTCTGATTATCAATATTGCCAAGTTTTTCGCGGGTAGGACAATCTTTCGAGCCTTCTCTTTCCAATTTGAACTCGAAAGAAACTCGTTTTGGTTTACGATTCCTGTAGTAAGACTGCTGAATTCCGTTGATGAAACCAATCCGCTGTCTTTTGCGGTTATCGAGCTTTGAATCAGCGTGAATAGGTACACCAGAAACAGAGGAAACAAACTGATTACAAAAGATGCGGTTATTTTTTTCGCCGGAAAACCCCATTCCGTCAGAAAAGCCGATTGGATTGTGAAACCGCAGTGTTGGATGATGATCTGATACATGTATTGAATCAAGATGTAGAACTCTGTGTACATCAGCATTACCACCCAGAAAGTGTAACTTGGTCCCGTATTGACACACAGTGCGTACAAAAACAGAGCTGCAAGATACACCATTGAAAGCAGGCTAAAGTTCCAAAGATAGACGAGAAGGAAACAACAATAGCAGACAATATCATTGTTTGATCGCATTTGTGCCCAAATATGTCGAAAGATTTGACCAATTTGGATGCTTGGTGACTCGGAACTCATTCTACTTCTCTCCGATTCCACAGAACCAGATCGATCGAAACCCGTGAAATCTTCGTCTTGGGGTTCGGCCTCATGTATAACCGGAACCGGAACTGGAACATCGGAatcagaaccggaaccggaatctTGAGGAGGAATGTTGAAGTAGTTTGCTAGATTCGTAACCGCCTGATTCCCGATCGATTGCACCTGCGAAACACCGTCTCCAATCAACTGTACAGCAGAAATCAAAGACCTTTCCTTTTTCCCCTTGTTTTTCTTTTCGATTTCCGGAATATCCTCTTCAGTGATTTCAGAAAGCGATATTTTTCTCGGAGATTGCATCGCCGATAAACTCTCAAAAGGAAACATCGGGTCACCGGAATGTTCACGGTCAATACTTCTCCGCCTCCTTAACCCTTCCCAGTGCGGcgacccatcaccaccaccacccgccaccggTACCGGTACTGAAGGTGGTTCCGTACTATGAAGCTGAATCTGTAAATTGAGCATCTCAGATTTCATCTTTTCAACTTGCAAATTCCTCTGTCTTTTCTTCTCTTCAGCTTCACGAATGTACTGCAACTGTGCGGTTTTCCAAGCCGCCTTTTTCTCCTGTTCGCGTACAATCGCACCAATTTGCTCGGCTTCCAAATACCGGAAAACATAATCGAATTCTTCAGAAGCAAACATATACGATTGCAAAGACACCAATATAAAAATTATGATTTCAACCAATGCAGAACGTGACGTGATTTTGAACCCGTAATCATACTTATAAAACCCGATAACTTCATAAATATAATCAACCGTATCGCATTTCCCTTCGTTAAAAGAACCGATAAATGGCGATTGATAAGTCAATGAAAGCACGATCACCAAAAAGTTATATATCCGCAACCATCTAAAGATCTTGTTCTTCTTTTTCAAAATCGTGAGCCTCATTCGAAAGAAAATCAACGCGAACGCAAGATATCCAAGGTGTAAAATATCGTATTCAAGTGTTCCAGTTATTAAAACCAACGCGAGAACAAGATCCAACAAATGGCAATAACAGTATAACCGAAGATAGTCAAGAAAAGTCCACATTGACTTTGTTTCAAACGAGAGGTCCCGCCACACAAACGCATTTTTCCTTTGCGATAACATTTGTCGATAAGTAAACGACCCTGAAAAACTTCCGAACCGATCCGCCCGTAATTTAAAACACGCGAACATGAACACCAGAAAGTAACTGCTCAAGACCCGCGGGTCGTCCACGGTTAACCCGAGCCAGCAGTCAAGACAGTAGCTGAAGTACAAATCGGAGCTCCGCCAGCAGTCGTGGCAGCGCGTGGCGGTTTCCGGGATGGTGTTGCGCCAGGTGGCGAAGTATTCGAGTACAAGTACAGTGGCAAACATAAAGACAAATAATGGCCATGCTTTGCGTATAAACTGGCGACCTAAAAGCACACATGCAGCAAGTGATGCGATGTACAGCATGGACACGATGTTTAAAAGTGCAAAACTTGTAAGAAGCAACACGATCATTGTGATTTCAAGCCCGAAGAGAATAAACATGTTTTCCATCCAGAATTTCAAGTAGACTTTCAATGAAGTTTTTTGCATTTCGAATCTTTCTTTTCTCAATGCGAGAACCCGTTTTTTATTCCATTTATGGCTCTCGTTACTCCCCCAAAGATACCCGAGAAGATTCC
This window encodes:
- the LOC111897872 gene encoding piezo-type mechanosensitive ion channel homolog, translating into MGRFLGGFVLPVLLLTAALLNWSLISLGNLLAALLILFTPPKRGFQSRGRTLLWIIILFSFLVILSQTTFLITWAIECGGCNAEEPWWAKLIGFMIVTTWRSPIVIYLLIVQLLVAFTAFIELHESRLGLFIHTTSFFGSSSSAFDRLGSHLKVAFCLLLPAVQLVVGISNSSWISLPFFVCSCVGLVDWSLTSNFHGLFRWWRYLWFYAGLNILLLYIYQLPLDFPNFIATIADFIGLYKISTTSEWTQFCSAASLIIYCFMLSFVKHDLEEMDSIMSTSEGNITEHLLPLKDSFFVRESRSGVRHTNLLVRGAVFRTFSINFFTYGVPVSLFALSLWSFYFASVCAFGLLVYVGYIIFAFPSLFQLHRLNGLLLIFILLWAVSTYIFNVAFAYLNFELGKDMEIWEMVGLWHYPIPGFFILAQFCLGVLVALGNLVNNSVFLYISDEDHEASNGDANHEVKEETKVLIVATIAWGLRKCSRAIMLVLIFLIAMKPGFIHAIYMIFFFLYLLSHNISNKVRHVLLLLCELHFALLYSLQITLVSQALEKSGSITMEVLSQLGLREHGSSWDFLEIALLACFCAIDKHGYKMLFSFSAIVQHTPYPPVGFSILKAGLNKSVLLSVYASGTRINDDTPSQERKVASYLSAIGQKFLSLYRSFGTYIAFITILVTVYMASPNFVSFGFIFLLLFWITGRQLVQKTKRRLWFPLKAYAITMFILIYSLSIFPSFEIWVSENIDLYTILGYNPQASLLKNVSEPLAITIVMQLYSYERRQSRFRTVEDPNRIQFGIIGFIRRLLIWHSQKILFVAMFYAALSPISAFGFVYLLGIVLCSLLPKASRVPSKSFLAYTGFLVTIEYLFQMLGKRIQMFPGQKYYDVSVFLGLKVYEPGFWGVEAGLRAKVLVVAACTLQYNVFHWLEMMPSWLSGVGQWEEPCPLFFSEEDVLPVVSDVSARNLEKTKIKTSNSWPGVDDSGKKTGIPESSSKRNLLGYLWGSNESHKWNKKRVLALRKERFEMQKTSLKVYLKFWMENMFILFGLEITMIVLLLTSFALLNIVSMLYIASLAACVLLGRQFIRKAWPLFVFMFATVLVLEYFATWRNTIPETATRCHDCWRSSDLYFSYCLDCWLGLTVDDPRVLSSYFLVFMFACFKLRADRFGSFSGSFTYRQMLSQRKNAFVWRDLSFETKSMWTFLDYLRLYCYCHLLDLVLALVLITGTLEYDILHLGYLAFALIFFRMRLTILKKKNKIFRWLRIYNFLVIVLSLTYQSPFIGSFNEGKCDTVDYIYEVIGFYKYDYGFKITSRSALVEIIIFILVSLQSYMFASEEFDYVFRYLEAEQIGAIVREQEKKAAWKTAQLQYIREAEEKKRQRNLQVEKMKSEMLNLQIQLHSTEPPSVPVPVAGGGGDGSPHWEGLRRRRSIDREHSGDPMFPFESLSAMQSPRKISLSEITEEDIPEIEKKNKGKKERSLISAVQLIGDGVSQVQSIGNQAVTNLANYFNIPPQDSGSGSDSDVPVPVPVIHEAEPQDEDFTGFDRSGSVESERSRMSSESPSIQIGQIFRHIWAQMRSNNDIVCYCCFLLVYLWNFSLLSMVYLAALFLYALCVNTGPSYTFWVVMLMYTEFYILIQYMYQIIIQHCGFTIQSAFLTEWGFPAKKITASFVISLFPLFLVYLFTLIQSSITAKDSGLVSSTEFSSLTTGIVNQNEFLSSSNWKEKARKIVLPAKNLAILIIRNCTRYWKSLTQEAESPPYFIQLSMDVCLRPEDGIQPARIESGLNQALRIVHDARCKEPNPETCPCPSVLQVQSIERSTEDSNIAMAVFEVVYASPRDECTLTERYKSLTPAADVAKEIIEAQSKDIFKLVGFPYPIISVIGGGKREIDLYAYTFGADLVVFFLIAIFYQSVIKNKSELLDVYQLEDQFPKEFVFILMAVFFLIVLDRIIYLCSFATGKVIFYICNLLLFTICVTNYAWNTKPSQQNAAGFALRAIFVTKAISLAFQAMQIRSGVPHKSTLYRQFLTSSVTRVNYLGYRLYRALPFLYELRCVLDWSCTTTTLTMYDWLKLEDINASLYLVKCDTDLNRAGHKQGDKQTKVTKFCNGICLFFILICVIWAPMLMYSSGNPTNIANPINDASIQFDIKTEGGRIMLYQTTLCAITPWTNVSSSENLDPHGYLESYNENDIQVICCQGDATDLWLVPEVVQTRFSQSLAKGMDMKFNWILNRERPKNKEVVMFGQTLDQSDLPDPSQVKRVLDGFSNSFRVNNTYPRYFRVTGSGDVRPFDQEANGVDGMLVLNRGESEWWSFFDISLLNSSVCGDLMGPMAIVVSEETPQGFLGETLSKFSIWGLYITFVLAVGRFIRLQCSDLRMRIPYENLPSCDRLIAICEDIYAARAEGELGVEEVLYWTLVKIYRSPHMLLEYTSLD